A region from the Actinomycetota bacterium genome encodes:
- a CDS encoding metal-sensitive transcriptional regulator codes for MPHASTTSGPDAEDIQKIMNRLKRLEGQVRGLQNMISSDKNCDEVLTQVMAVKSAINQVGLHVIGHAMKRCLLDDENRKPDELVDDAIAMFLKYSACMK; via the coding sequence ATGCCACACGCCTCTACCACGTCTGGTCCTGACGCCGAGGACATCCAAAAGATCATGAATCGCTTGAAGCGACTTGAGGGGCAGGTCAGAGGCTTGCAGAATATGATCAGCTCCGACAAGAACTGCGATGAGGTACTCACCCAGGTCATGGCGGTAAAGTCAGCAATCAATCAAGTCGGGCTTCATGTAATCGGACATGCGATGAAGCGCTGTCTGTTGGATGATGAGAATCGCAAACCCGATGAGTTGGTGGACGACGCCATCGCCATGTTCCTGAAGTATTCGGCATGCATGAAATGA
- a CDS encoding cation diffusion facilitator family transporter, whose translation MGYTREEEAALGHSRADSIRKVLLTVLAFNLCVAIAKLAWGYLSGSLAMVADGWHSMFDGVSNVVGLVGIAVASRPADRNHPYGHSKYETWASVAIGAMLALAAWHIATSAIERIWTGGEPPEVSKISFAIMLITLTINILVTLYERRAAVRLSSDLLQADSSHTASDVYVSIGVICGLIAVALGFPLADPLIALVVAAIIAKTAFAIVRQATDTLSDVARIDETEIAAIVASVEGVLGSHHIRTRGVASAIHVDLHVQVDADMTVAVGHAVAEDVERKISAAFSNVADVIVHLEPMDEYQRAKSLEELREGGR comes from the coding sequence ATGGGGTACACTCGAGAAGAAGAAGCTGCACTTGGTCACTCGCGGGCGGACAGCATCCGAAAAGTCCTGTTGACTGTCCTTGCCTTCAACCTATGTGTGGCAATCGCCAAGCTGGCGTGGGGCTACCTGTCTGGTAGTCTCGCGATGGTGGCGGATGGCTGGCACTCCATGTTCGATGGGGTATCCAACGTGGTCGGTCTGGTTGGGATTGCCGTGGCCTCTCGTCCCGCCGACCGTAACCACCCCTATGGGCACAGCAAGTACGAGACCTGGGCCTCTGTTGCTATCGGTGCGATGCTCGCTTTGGCCGCTTGGCACATTGCGACAAGTGCAATTGAGCGCATCTGGACCGGGGGCGAGCCTCCGGAAGTGAGCAAAATATCGTTCGCAATCATGCTCATCACTCTGACGATCAACATCCTGGTGACTCTTTATGAGCGACGGGCAGCTGTTAGGTTGAGCAGCGATCTATTGCAAGCCGATTCGAGTCACACTGCGAGCGATGTTTACGTAAGTATCGGCGTCATCTGCGGCCTGATCGCCGTTGCCCTCGGGTTTCCGCTAGCAGACCCCCTGATTGCTTTAGTGGTTGCAGCCATCATTGCAAAGACCGCTTTTGCAATCGTCAGGCAGGCCACCGACACCCTCTCGGACGTAGCACGTATCGACGAGACCGAGATCGCCGCGATAGTCGCTTCGGTCGAAGGAGTACTCGGGTCGCATCACATTAGGACGCGGGGCGTCGCTTCGGCAATCCATGTGGATCTACATGTCCAGGTCGATGCAGATATGACGGTGGCAGTCGGACACGCTGTAGCCGAGGATGTAGAGCGGAAGATATCGGCTGCTTTCTCAAATGTCGCTGATGTCATCGTCCATCTTGAGCCTATGGATGAGTATCAGCGGGCAAAGTCGTTAGAGGAGTTGCGTGAAGGTGGCAGATGA
- a CDS encoding EamA family transporter, with translation MKVADDPSRMKRRGYLFAILAALLWASGGLMAKWLMTPYGSETAMWLVPPTGGEIDPVVLAGSRAIVAAGILAPILLILKPSLMKVRLRDLWFLAAFGIIGLAGVHFTYFKAIDQTNVSTAILLQYLSPVIVLVLSVALLGERFRWSLPVGVAFSILGCALVVGAFAAGGLKVSDSGLFWGLTSAVFFATYSLMGRYAVSRFNPWTLMAYGLIFASIFWIVYLGGISGVVSVVASERGSISVGYLAIFATIIPFAAFLSALHYIEATKAIVTSTLEPVIAGMAAYFLFVETLTPSQLVGAAMVIIAIMVIQSGPPAVASQHSEIPPAT, from the coding sequence GTGAAGGTGGCAGATGACCCATCGCGCATGAAGCGGCGCGGATACCTATTTGCAATCCTTGCCGCACTACTGTGGGCGAGTGGCGGACTGATGGCCAAGTGGTTGATGACGCCATACGGCTCGGAAACTGCGATGTGGCTTGTTCCGCCGACCGGAGGAGAGATCGATCCTGTGGTGCTCGCCGGCTCGCGAGCAATCGTGGCTGCCGGGATCCTTGCCCCCATCCTGTTGATCCTCAAACCTTCGCTGATGAAAGTCCGCCTTCGTGACCTGTGGTTTCTTGCGGCCTTTGGAATCATCGGGCTTGCAGGAGTTCACTTCACATACTTCAAGGCAATCGACCAGACCAACGTTTCCACCGCCATCCTTCTCCAGTACTTGTCGCCGGTCATCGTATTGGTACTCTCCGTTGCGCTGCTGGGGGAAAGGTTTCGGTGGTCGCTTCCGGTTGGCGTCGCCTTTTCTATCCTCGGTTGTGCTTTGGTCGTGGGTGCCTTCGCTGCCGGAGGGCTGAAGGTGAGCGACTCTGGTCTGTTCTGGGGGCTGACCTCGGCCGTATTCTTTGCGACCTACTCTCTGATGGGAAGATATGCTGTCAGTCGATTCAACCCCTGGACGCTGATGGCCTATGGATTGATCTTCGCATCGATATTCTGGATCGTATATCTTGGAGGAATCTCCGGGGTCGTTAGCGTTGTTGCCAGTGAGAGAGGGTCAATCTCGGTGGGGTACCTTGCGATCTTCGCAACTATTATCCCATTCGCGGCATTTCTGAGCGCCCTTCATTACATCGAAGCTACCAAGGCCATCGTCACTTCGACGCTGGAGCCTGTCATCGCCGGGATGGCCGCCTACTTCTTGTTCGTCGAAACCCTCACTCCCTCACAGCTTGTGGGTGCTGCAATGGTGATCATCGCCATCATGGTTATTCAGAGCGGTCCTCCTGCCGTAGCCTCGCAACACTCTGAGATACCGCCGGCTACCTAG